The following DNA comes from Streptomyces sp. NBC_00690.
GACGACCCCACGTACGACTTTTGCGATTGGGACCCAGCGCTCCAGCAGGTTTTCGGGATCATCAGCCGCGCCGGGAACAGATGGATAGCAGTCGCACTGATTGACGACAGTCCCAGCGCGACCGACGAACCTGAGAGGGAGATCGTCGCCTTCCTCTGGTGCGACCTCGTCACCGTGCAGAAGAGGGTGCCCCGCGAGCCGTCAGCGGGCAAGGCGTCCCCTCCCGGTGACGCAGCCTCCTAGTCAGCTCCCGCCTGACACCCCCCGCACCCCCTACACCCTGAAGAGAGAGATCGTGAACGTGCACGAGAAGCTCGCGGCGGCGCTGGACCACCTGAGCGAAGACGAGCGCCAGACGCTGATGAAGGACTTTCGCAACGCGATTCTTGAGAAGGCCGCGAGTGTCCTCGACTACACCGACGACGGCAGGTGCGGGCTGGCTGACTGCTGCGGCCTGCACGCTGATGACTTCGCTTCGATCATCCGCGCAATGAAGGCCAAGTGAGTCATCACCTGCGGAAGCGCCCCGAAGGCCGCCTTCAGTGCACCCGATGCCGGGCGGCTTTCGTCACCCGCGAGAGCGCCGGCCGGGCTCGCTTCGACTGCCCCGATGAGGCGCTGGCGCACGGACTCCTTGGCCAGCGCGAGCACGTTGTGTACCCGACCTGGTCGAAGGACCGCTCCTGCTCAACCTGGGGCTGCCCCGACCCCGACCCCGCCCACGACTTCCACGGGCCCGACCCGTTCTGCGACGAGACCGCCTGCGGCACCTGCCTGCACGACTGCGACTGCGACGTGTGCGAGGGCCGCGCCACCGCCCCCGGCCTGTACCGGCTCATCGACAGCCGCGAAGTCTGACACCGAAAGGGACCACCATGCCCACCCCGAAGTACCGCCTCCACCTCCCGCCGTTCAGCAGCCCCGAAGAAGCGCTCGAATGGTTCGACGGCCTCCGCCGCAGCGGCGCGTTCCCGGAGGCGGCCGAGCTGTTCGAGCCGGACTCGCTAGACAAGGCACGGCACGGATACACCTCCCGGGACCTCATCATCGGTCGGCGCGGGGATCGAGCCCCTCAGCTCGCCGTCCGCAACCATCCCCGGCCGCGGCAGGCAAGGACGCAGAAGTAGGGAACATGAACGTGATCACAGGCACCCCCACTCTCATCGGCTTCGCGGGCGCCGCCCGCTCAGGGAAGGACACCGCCGCCTCCGTTCTCGTCGAGCGCGGCTGGCAACGGAGAGCCTTCGCGGACAAAGTGCGGGACATGCTGTACGCCCTCGACCCGGTCCTTATTGACCGGCATGACGCCTTCGGCGGACGCGGCCTGCGTGAGCTGGTGGACGCGTACGGCTGGGAGAAGGTCAAGCAGGTCCACCCGGAGGTGCGCGGCTACCACCAGCGCCTCGGCACCGAGGGAGGGCGGGAAGTCCTCGGCCAGGACGTATGGGTCGATGCGCTCTTCCGCGACCTCGACACATGGCGGGGCCGGCCGACTGTGGTCACCGACGTGCGGTTTCCCAACGAGGCGGAGGCGATCAAGAGCAGGGGAGGGCTCGTTGTCCTCCTTCACCGCCCGGGACAGTTGCTCATCGACGGGTCGGACCATGTCAGCGAGAACGCACTCGGGGGCTGGGCCTTCGACGCCACTGTGATCAACGGCGGCGACATCGGAAGCCTCCGTCGATCCGTGATCAGTCTCACCAGCATGTCAACCTGTGACTGATGTGTTAACCTGTGACAAGAAGGAAGGGGTCGTGAAAGCGACCCCCAGCAGAGACGGCTGAAGAAGGAAGACCCGTGTACCTGTCACCTGACGTAGATGCCCGTTGGCAGCCGGAGTCGGACGATCCGTTGGCGGCTGCGTGAGAATCACCCCCCGCAAGGAGGAGGTGGCCGCCGTGGTGGCGCTCTTGGAGGACGACTCCTTCGAGAGCGCCGGCCACCTGGCGAAGGCTGTAATCAAGGAAGTCGGCGAGATCCTCCAGATGAGGGACTGGGTCGCCCTGGTCCACACCTGGGAAAGCGGCCACCGCGGACTGAACTTCGCTCCCTTCGCCTCCGAGGCCGAGGCTCGCTCCTTCGCCTCCAAGATGGCGTTCGGCGGCACGGGCCGCCTGGTGCCGCTCCACTCCCCAGGGGTGATGCTCGCCAACCACGACGGCAAGGGCAAGAAGTGGAAGGGCTACTGCCAGAACGAGCAGTGCACTCACGCCCCGTTCACTCACTCCGCCGCCACGGCGGCCCGGGGCGCCTGTCAGATCCCCACCTGCCCCTGTAACAAGTACCAGCCCGCGTAGAACAGAGAGCCCCCTGATGAAGCCCGTCGAGTGGCGGTCGTGCGGGTGCAGCCCGAAGCGCGGCTTTGCCGACCTCTT
Coding sequences within:
- a CDS encoding deoxynucleotide monophosphate kinase family protein, which translates into the protein MNVITGTPTLIGFAGAARSGKDTAASVLVERGWQRRAFADKVRDMLYALDPVLIDRHDAFGGRGLRELVDAYGWEKVKQVHPEVRGYHQRLGTEGGREVLGQDVWVDALFRDLDTWRGRPTVVTDVRFPNEAEAIKSRGGLVVLLHRPGQLLIDGSDHVSENALGGWAFDATVINGGDIGSLRRSVISLTSMSTCD